The genomic stretch AGTCTTCTTCTGGCACCACCTGAGCAGAGCGTTCCTCTTGGATCCTCCATATTCCCTGGCTAAGGCAGACAAAGGGTCCTTCCTTTCCTCTCTGGAGAGACATCAATCACTTTAACAGCACAGTTCCTTTGTATTACACTCAACTTTAATAGCAAAAACAATCCTTCAATTTTTTGAATGGAAATTCTACCAAGCTGCATTGACCTGATAGATTCACTAACTTTCTTAAGACCTTTCTGGTACTgtaatgatttataaattgatCAATGATTCTGTATTGTAAAAACAGATAACCTGACTCAAAGAAGGAAGCTATTATAAAGGTTTATAATATGAAAGAAAGTGTATAagtgtataattattttaaaatttgcaGTAATTAGCAAATTGACAATGTCCCATTGACATACATGGCACACAACCTTTAATGACTCGATCTTTAGGTCAGATATAAcactatattataataataataacatataaaaaattaaagttatgaaaaataaaacattttttcctcaaGCATAAATGTCCAGTTTCAATCCGCCAGCACTTGATTTGGATTTAATTgaaactatataaaaataataacaaaaatatattattataatatatacacaacaaaaataaataaatattatattatattattaattaaatatttaaataattaaatatttatatttttcctcCATGCACAAATGTCCAGTTTCAACCAGCCAGCACTTGATTTAAACCAGCTACCATCACAAGTCGGTTCTAGCTGGATTTTTCCAGCAAGGAAGTTAATGCTATGACCAGAAGGAAATGCTCTGATAATAAAGGAAAGTGCAGAATGATTCGTCTTCTTCCAATGGTCTATTCAAAAGCCACGGTGGACCCACGGTCAGGTTTCAGGACAGGTAAACGAATGACATCCATTATCGAAACACTGGCCTGTCAACACCGCAGTGAGCAGACAGAGATAGAGTGTGAAACAGAGAGACATCTGGCAAACATGACAGTGAGAAAGAGTCTTTTAGAAAGTCAACAAAAGAAGAGCCAGAACAGAGATGAACATAAAAGAAATGGAggcaaacagacaaacaaggaAGGTCCGCCGCTTACCGTAAACGGCCTCGTGTGGTGGGCGTGACGGAGGCGGTCGGGGAGGACGAGTTTGAAGACATAGAAAGCTGGGGAGAAGATGAGCCCAACGCAATGACTGACGATGACATTGATGTGTCCGTCACCGACAAATCTCTCTTTAACTCATCGCTGCTTCTGCCAGAAACTGACAAGGACATTAAGATAAGTACTACACCTTGAATACctgttaaagggacagttcatccagaaaaaaaattctgtcatcaattactcaccctcatgtcattccaaatccataagactttcattcatcttcagaacacaaatgaagatatttttaatgaaatctgagagctttctgtccctccattgaaagtatGTTCACCCActacaaaatgttaataaaaagatcacaaaataaacccatagaaccaatgaggttcattcttatgcaagaaccaatgcggtttgttctcacgtgtcaagcaagtacggttgagcttctgtttgtgttcgctgatcaatgtttacatgtgaataaaagcccaaattaaatctgttcatcatataaagcgatcaagtatCTTCAGAATACTTGGATTAAGCCATTTGATttatatggatttattttatgatctctttataaacGTTTTGAACCATCAGAGTTTTGTGTGACTAGACATTCAATGGAGGGacatctttatttgtgttcaaaagatgaacaaaagtcttatgggtttggaacgacctgaaggtgagtaaatgatgaaagacttaaatttttaggtgaactatccctttaagtgagcAACTGTATAGTCGAGTACTTGACTAGTTGTTGCAGAACGAGTACTCAAGGTCTAATCATACCCGATATGGATTTATTCGAGTCCATGTTTGTCACCCTCTGGAGGCCGCAGCCGGGGCGCGTTACAGGTGAGGTCCGGAGGAGGTGGTCTGCTATTGGATTACATGAAATCACATATTCAATCATGAAAAAGAATAAAAGGCTTTATGTGGCATGACTAAGCTTGTGCTCTTCTAAAATAAATATCCTGCTTCCTTCTCAAGGCTTGGCACACAATCTCTGGTCATTAACTGCAAACGTTAAGCCTGAGGGAAATGGTACAGCACGATTACACTTGACCTTTAACTCTGAGTTCGCCTCTAAATAACCAGATCAAACCGGTGTGAGAGAAGACTAAAAGATCAAGGAGTTAGATTTCCAGTGTGAATAACGTCAGCCCACCTGGTATGCTCAGGTCCGTGTAGCTCGGCCTCTTGTCCAGCATTGATGACAGAGGTTTGGCAGAGCTGATGGTGTGTCGCTGTGAAATAGGGAAGGGACATATACATTAAAAGGCCACAATAGGGCTGGGcagtattatttaatataaagtggCTGACCAGGGTGATTTTGAAAGAACCTTCATGTCAACCAAACCTTTTTTTGCTaaggagatttaaaaaaaaaaaaaaaaatctagggATTTTTCCAAAAAACTGTTACTAAATTAAGAATAAATTGGCATTCgcttgcaaaatgtttgcgttcccctgagaaacttcgcgttcgctcacaaaatgtttgcgtgCCCCTAAGAAAcattgcgttcccctgagaaactttgcattcactcacaaaatgtttgcgtgCCCCTAAGAAACATTGCGtttccccgagaaactttgcgttcgctcaaaatgttttataacttcaacttattttatttatagttatttgccaaggcaacattcctaatttttaagtttttgaagTTAACATTTTCtaatctttatattttatttcagctttatttcaattaatacaAAAGGTTTTAAATAGTTTAGTTCACAATAGCAACACTGACAGTATGCACCAATTTAACAATACTTTCTGATCTCTGATAGACTGCAacgcaattaccactttcaaggcccagaaaagtagtaaagacatcgttaaaataatctatgtgactacagtggttcaaccttaatgttatgaagtgacgagaatattttttgtgcgcaaaaaaacaaacaaaataacgactttattcaacaatttcttctcttccatgtcattctcctacgctgtttatgttgtatagacagtgcagtgcttccgggttctacatcagagctcattattggccggctcctgcatcagcatcacacgaatgcgtcgtgctgctcacgtgaacagcgtcgacCAAAACTGAGTcagtgttctgacgtagaacctggaagcactgcactgtgtttacagcGTGGAGagcttacgggtttggaatgacatgagggtgagtaattaatgacagaaatgttaattttggggtgtactaaccatttaaaaataaatattttttttttcaagtgatTCTTTAAAATAGACAGTTTCAACTCAAAGAAATGAATCAAACTTAACTCAAAAGCCCTTTTTGTTACAAAagtttaaaacacaaacactaTTGAAAATACATCTCATGAGACAAGTAAGGATTGCAAGACTAGTCTCATGACAGTCTGTAGGCATTAAAACCGTGTGATGTTCATGATGTTGCTGTATTTTATATCACCAGCAAAATCACTTTGAAAATATCATGAATATACAATACATCACCCAGCCCTAGCTCACAGCACAACTTTAATAAATTCAATGATGTTATGTTAGAGCTCAGGTGGTCAATACAGTTAGGTGTGAATTATTGATGTTTTAAAgcacttttgtttttcatagCCTAACTGGATAAACAGCCTGCCCTGGCAAAGACAAATACTCAGTAATTATCATTTCTAGAAAAATTCAAGGCTCTTTCTTGTGCCCAATAACACAATTTTACAAATACAATCGTGCTTAAGCAAGAAAACATTGGCTGTCTGCAGGAAGAACATTACAGCTTTGTGTTACACAATTGACAATTTCAAAAACCTTATGCAAGTTACATCTATTGTTCTCATTTCTCTGTGATCCTTTGGGACAGGGTTGTTACAACAATTTTTCTAGTGCCAGTATTATTTCTGCCGGTGGCTGCTGGCAGtcacagagaaaaagaaaaaacgctgatgacataattttgacACTCTTTACCTTCAGGAAAGTAAAATGAGTAAAGAAAATATTGAATTCCCCATTTGGTCACATGATGAGAGTTTATTTCATATTGTCTACACAATATAATCTATGATCAACTCTACATCAACCTGCAAAcctaaatttaaaatgtgaaatcgAAAACTAAATATTTCTGTGGTGTGAATGAGAACGGGGTGGAGATCCTCGTGGAGCGAATGTTAATGGAGCTCcggaaggataaaaggaggCACGATGACAGTGTAAGACGAGAAAGGACCGGTCTTgggaatttatgttgtgttttataatgtttatatgtggCAGTCGTTCATGCGGGGCTGACGCTTGttttggttggttttgtttattttggtgattaaaagttcccgcctccttctctGAACTTGAACATCTTTACAATTTCATTCTAAAGCCACATAACCAATCATGGATCTCAAAATTCAACTAGAGAAGTTGAGCTTGCCAAGCAAAATTCACCACCATGATGTTATTGGTgatagaccttagtcaggttAAACACCAgatgaaaatgaggctgtgagggacagaTGTACAGTCTTAACAATGGCACACACTGTATAAAGATTTCAGATCATGTAATTTTCATAACTCACAactttaaaactgttttatggaGATTTTGTgtattgaaatttttttttccccaggaaGATCTTTCGTCAGCTGAACAATCGgtatgttgttaaacaacaaTCCATTGAATGCACAGtattctgtctctctatctctcaCAACCTCATTTTTATTCCTGTCAAAATTTCAATATGGCGCTACTCTGACTAAGATCTATTGCAAGGCGAATTTTCATTGGCCCAAGTCATAAATGTGATTGGCCAAGTCACCAAGAATGTGATTTTCTGGTCCTCCTTCAAGGACCTGTTTTATCTAAAATTGGATGTTCAAACTTTTTCCTCAAGCTGCCTGATCTCATGTCCATAGAACATCATGTTCTGAAACTCAAATTCaccacaaataaacaaacaaaatctctGTGCCTCAAACTTTTTGCACTCAAAGTACATCAAactgtctgattttttttttttttttctgttcttacAAAAACATCCTGTTTTGGCACATTTTGAGGAGACTTCTATGTCCTATTCAAAAAGAGCAACACGGCAAAGGACATCCGCGGGGGACGGAGGGAGAGAAAAAGAAGGAAAGCCCCACTCCAGCTCTATACACACCAGATCTGGAGATCTCATCTGACAGACAGGGGTGTTAGgtcaaaaaaaaatccctatagAGAAGAATGCAGACATCTGCTAGAGTGATCAGAGATCCGTCCTAATGCATCTATCAAACACGGACACATCTATCCCATGGCAAAGTCAGTTTACCTTTTAACATGAGATTATACAACAGCTTCATATGTATATAGTCATATTTACGACACATACACTATCGGTccaaggtttggggtcagtaagattttttttaaagaaattaatgcttttattcagcaaagatgcatttaactgatttataatgttacaaaacattataaacatttcaaataaatgctgttcttttgaacgttctattcatcaatactcaaaaatatatcagttttctcaaaatattgaactgttttcaacattgataaatgataataataagaaaatgttACTTAAGCAGcatattagcatattagaatgatttctgaaggatcatgtgacactgaagactggagtaataatgctgaaaatatatataaaaaatacatatattatattatatattacatataatatattatatttaaaaaatatattaaaatagataacagttattttaaattgtaataacattttacgatattactgtttttactgtattttttaaccaAACAGATGCAGCCTTGATGACAATATATATgatgacaaaaatataaaatcttactgaccccaaagtgTGAACCGTAGTGCAACtgttttgattaatttgttttcagttgaaggttaaataatgtttttgcacTGATGTCAAactgtaaacttattttattatgaataatcttatttttttgtttggagttcataaaataagtgttaaaaaagagacaatattacacaattatgtaatatataaaacatttgggGATTGAACAGCCAGCAAAAATAACTTTACTGTGATATATATAACActactattgtaatatattcATAACctgatatacagtcaaaccaaaaattattcagacatttttgatatatttttactagtgggtgcaggacactatagttcatttatgtaagtgaggatagcaaaataaagtaaactgtgacatattatactcaaaaattcttcatacagtggactaccagtaaaattgataaaaatttgaaaccaataattattcagacactttggcatgaacatgttttgcttaagtgttatctgtcataattaagatgaatttttctgacacagtttaactcatATTTtactatcattttttttaactatagtgaataaactgtattaatgaatgaaatgttcaaggtgtctgaataaattttggtttgactgtaaattacTCATGTCATTTAGTCATAAGActatatccatccattcattatTATCCTGATTGTTTATACCTGTATAGGAGAGACAGCAGCGGCTGGAGGAGTTTTGATCGGACTGGGACTGAGGGGGGTTCTGGAAATGGCGgtagcagcagcaacagcaacagcagcagcagccggACTGGCTGGAAGAGGACCTGTACAGAAAGACGGATGGACAAAAAGATGCGACTTGTAAAAGGAAAAGGTTTCATACACTTTGAAAAATATGTACTATAATAtgcactataaaataataactattattgATTTAATTGTGATATtgttagtaaataaaaataaacaatataatttgtaaaaaatgaaatatattgtaataataataataataataatacaattttactgtaaaagaaaaaaatgcataataatatgcatatgcataataatttaattttactgtaaaattacaatacttcATTTTCAAAGAGTAACCCATCAAgctttattttgacgggttgctggcaaataaaaatgaagtgaaATGCAGCACTGTGTTCATTTGTATGCATTTGTAAACGCCATTCATCACTCTCAAACCGGTAGctcatacatttattaaattttaatcgCAGCCTGCACTAAATCATATTGCAACATTGATTTAATTTCAACatatcatgcagccccacatgcTAGTATGTCATATTGCTAATTTGTAATTTCCTATCTTTATCAAAAGTGACCTGCAAAACACTTGCAAGTGCAAACCTCTTGAGAAAACTGAGGGCACAATGGTCAGTCAATCGCCCTTGTGGGGTTCGAACAACCAACAAACTTTTAATTACCAGCTTAGATCTAGAAACACTAGGCCACACCACCCCAAATATGAGCATGTATCTGCATAATCTGCATGTGTTTGTGAACCTTGCGAGGCGCTGTCAAAGCTCTTGATGAGTGTTTTGACGGTGGGCGATGGTTCAGAGGAAGTGGAGGAACGTCGACTCAGTCCCATCCCCTGCCTCAGCGCAGCCAGATCTCTCTCCACGGCATTCATATAATTATACACACGGCCACGCTCCTCTTCCTGCCTGTAGCACAAGACACACACTGACACTCAAGTCTCCAGCATATGCAAATATTTGCCCTtacaaacacaatcacacatcCTGTGTCTGAGTGTCAACACCCTAGTCACAacatatttacattgtgttgTAAATGTACATTACATCTCTTACTTTCTGCTCTTTAGTTCATCCAgttctttgttcatcttctcaTTTTTCTCCTGAGCTTCCTGAAGGCGACGCCGTAGGTCTCCGATCTCCTCCTGAGCTTCCGTCTTGATGTCATTGGCGATGACAACAGCCGTTTGCAGATCAGCTTGGAACTGACGCCACTCAGCTGATTCCTCCTGTGAGTGACAGGTGTCAGTTAAATTAATTTGGAGAATCATGGGCAGTGTctgaaatcaccccctatacccttaaatagggcactatttgaggggacagccatttgcaGTGGTGTCCGATACCATAATGgacattatcgagtgcactcattcaatcccacaatgcaccacaatAACGAGTTTACAACCGATATACGctcaatggctagagaatacccataatgcactgtaaatCACACGCTGAatgaatccattttccaaaccgctggtccaatgtggctaaagcataatatcatacaggtataaattcctttttaattgttAGTACTGATTTCAAACCATTTTTAAGATTAGAATTACTATAATAATCCTAATATACACAGTGCAAACACAGCACATAAAAAGGGGAAATTTACCCGCAATTTACGGTGAAGAACCTTAATCTCCTTCTCCATATCATATTTCTGATCATGAAGCTTTTTGATGGAATCTGAGGAGGGAAAATGGCAGAAATAAATACAGATTTATAAAGAAAGTTAAATGTTCATTAATGTGTTGctgaaagtttattttattcaaatgcctaattttaattttatttttatacaattaagctatttttttcagtaaaactATCATGCCaataaaatgaaactgaaagctAAAGACATGTTAAGTCAAGAAAATGTCTGTATTGTATACTCAAGATAGCTCGATGACGCCTCTATGTGGACAGAAGCCTGCATAActacaaaataatgaaaacaaaactgtcTGGTCAACATCTGGCTAACACCAGACAAATTTGTTTGTTATATACATAGAAAAAAGTTTTCTGTACAATTCTTTACTTGAGATCTATCTTACATTATGCATTAGTATATACTAATACAAACCTTGGATATAGCAAGTTTTATCTTCAGCCTAAaggccgttcacaccaagaatgataactacaaacataactataatgatataaTAGCGTTCACACCAACGCacaatatgtttattttaagcacgtgctgcagttttgtcgtctgccgctttaaatgatcaagctctttaaagcaggatgaattctgattggctgtcaatgtttttatcattcatcagctggaaaaaaaaacattctgaaagtgattccaatgatatcgttCCAGTGTgccgttatcattatagttgtggtgtggactctgctattcatttatatttagaatgatttttagaactatatctttatttttatagttatcatccttggtgtgaaagTGCCTTAGCTCTATAGAATTTTTTGGcacaatatttttgataaaaataactataaaaaatatattattttgataaatatattcaatattatgtattaattaaatataaatgtatacatatacagtcaaaccaaaaattattcagacattttttatatatttttacagtgggtgcaggacactatagttcatttatgtaagtgaggatagcaaaataaagtaaactgtgacatattatacccaaaaattcttcatacagcggactaccagtaaaattgataaaaatttggaaccaaaaattattcagacactttgacctgagcatgttttgcttaagtgttatctgacataattaagattatttttttctgacacagtttaactctgagatcttgtcatattttattaaatatattatataaaccgtattaatgaatgaaatgttcaaggtgtctgaataaattttggtttgactgtacatatatttaatgtgtcaattaaatataaatagtatTTAGTGAGCCATGGAAACCATTTTGTCATGTGACTTACTCTCCAGGTCGGAAATGATGAGGTTGTCATGGAGCTTGACAGCACGATGCTGCTCAACTTCATCCTCCAGCTCAAAGATGGTCTCCTTCATGTCAGCGATCTCTGTATCCTTCTCCTCTAGCTCAGAGCACTGCTGCTCCAGGAGCCGCTTCTGCTCCGCTAACTGTGCCTGGATATCGTCACGAAATGCTCGGAACTCACCCTCAAGCTTTAGCGAACACAAGGATACACGTTAGCAGGGATACAACAGGCATGTGATCAGCTAaagacaaaacaagaaaaacctGACTATCCCCCcccatttattattattacaaatacatatatatatatatatatattttaatcaataAAGAAATATCTTACTATTGCGATACATGTTGGAAAATGTACAGTACACTGCTACTAGTTAACCTGGAGATTCAATATGTGAAttcagtatgtgacaaaagtacgtccgaattcacagtactcataaaagagtaagcaaaagtacccggatgacctagtacttctgaagtgtgcatacgatggacactttactatcccatgaggccacgggagaggatttgtgaatggcagtgaagcgacacaactgatgctggtaggtcacatgataatgacaacatggtgaatgtagtaCGTTTGGATTCACACATTCATGCCatatagaatgtactttttttagTGGTCATTAAGCaattacttattaaaaataagtacctactcgagagtatgcgattttggacgcagcccCTATGTccgaatatgcctacttccctactatatagacagtatgtgaaaagagtatgtttgaattcatagtattcataacAGTAAGCAAATCCGATGGTCATACTATTTCATTAGGCCACGATAGAGGTGTTGTGAATGGCAgagaagcgacgcaactgacagCATAAGTCACATAACAATGACAACTTGGCAgatgtatttcatttttactaCACATATCCATACTACatacaaaatactttttttaacagttgtgAAATAAGTTCTTTATCAAATGTAGTACATTTTCATAGAGTATGTGACTTTGGACGCAGCTTAAGACAACTTAAAATAATCAAAGATATGAGTTATCTGAGTGTGTTTGTCAATTTCACCTTGCTAATTGCCTCCTGGAGCTGGGCAGCTTCACTGCGCGTGTGCCCCAGTTCCTCTTGTAACTGAGCTGCCTTGGCCTCGGCTTGCTCCTTGTCTAATCTCTCGCTGTCCAGCAGGTGGCGTATGTCGGTCTTATCCCCTGCATTGTGGATGGAGAGCAGCTGGGccactctctgtctctcttgcTCAAGTTGGATTCTGCAGCGGTTCAGCTCCACCTGCTCCCCTTCGGACACCACCATCAGCGCTTCCAACTCCGCTTTGGCGACGGCTCGCTCCCTCCGCTCCATTTCCACAGCTCTCTCTGCCATGTGGACACGCTCTTTTAATGCTGCCATCAGGCCTTGGGCTTCTGCGTTCTCCTGTTCCGCCATCTTGAGCGCACTGCTTAGCTGTTGCTGCACACCAAGCAGCTGCTCCCGCTCAAAACGCGAGCCCTCGTTCAGCTCGGCGTAGCGCCTCTCCAGCTCCACATAGCGCCCACTTTTGGCATCTTCGTCATCCTTGGCATACGCCACCCGGTGCTCGTCAAGAAGGCCACGGAAGTAGTCCAGCTGTCTTCCGTACAGTTCTAGACGCTCCCCTTGTTGACAGAGGGAGTCGACAAGAATGGCACGCTCCTCACCCAGGCGTTCGTTCTCCGTGGTCAGCTCTTGTGTGATCTGCTGGAGATCAGCAAGCTCCTGCAGGGTGGCTTGGAGTTCTTCTGATGTGCTGTGCTGGTTCTCCTCCATTTGATGGATTCGCTCAGTCAGGCAGGCCACGGAAACCTCGCTGGTGTTCCCGCTGCTGCCCCTGCGGGAATGTTCCCGGCTTGGTGGCCCTCCTTCTGATTCAGAAGATGATCCACAACCTGAGGGCGCGTCCAAAGCATCATCACTGGAGGTGATTGGCTGGTAGGCCTCACTGCACTCACTGTCCACTGCATCAGGAGAGCCTACACGTCTCGGCTCTGACAGCAGGTCCTCAGTAGAGCCTTGGGTGGAGCCTTCTGCGGAAGACGTGCGCATGCCACCCCCTCTGCTTTCACGATGACCTCCACTGCTGCCGGAAGCTACAGGCTCAGGACTAAGGGACGGGCAACGCAGACCTTTGTCAGGGCTGTCCAGACGGTGCTCCAGAGAGAAGCCAAGAGCATTGAGGCGATCCTTCAGCATCCGGTTTTCACTTTTGAGCATATTTAGCTCATCAAGGATACCCTGGTTCTGGTCTTGAAGGAGGAGGAGAGTGGACTCTACATCAGTGGCACTGATCACAGGAGAAACCTCTTTCTCCTGAGGCTGCTTGTTTTCTTGAGAACCTTGTTCTGGATCAGGGGCTTCAAGTTCTTCCAGACCAAGCTTGGCCTTCATACCTCTAAGTTCAGAGCGGAGATGGAGGATCTCCAGGTCTTTGCTCTTGGCTAAGCCCAGCAAGTCCTTCACTTGACATTCCAGCACTGCTTTATGGCTTATCTGGCTGTCTGAGCGAGATTTGCTCATCCGAGAATCAGTCTCGGCTACAGTATGGCATCGTGACCGCTTCTGAGGCAAGGCATCATTGGGTACGgcgagctttttggcagcactGGCTCTGGTTCGTTCTCGCAAGTTCTCTCGGGTCGTGCCTGGATCCTTGGCTGTGGATGTCATGGCACGCCTTCCTGAAAGACctacaagagaaaaaaaaaatggttgtaAGTTGAAACATTTCCATAACTACATAATATTTTATGGACATTTAATTAGTGGTGTTGTGGGTATTAAAGTAATTTTGCAACACAAGCAGAAGATTTTAACATCTTTAGAATCAATGCAATGCTTAGCGCTA from Ctenopharyngodon idella isolate HZGC_01 chromosome 13, HZGC01, whole genome shotgun sequence encodes the following:
- the LOC127525122 gene encoding cytospin-A-like isoform X4; translated protein: MCSPRKITSAGVRLRCKCIKNLEPSMKKATKPTAATSRTSAGTKAPGRPEGSSIMGTGGKMTNKSHSSAPLSKAKSNDDLPAVSAGSGAVSISNSNTTARNKRGTFSQNTSSTETRSKTSSGLSGRRAMTSTAKDPGTTRENLRERTRASAAKKLAVPNDALPQKRSRCHTVAETDSRMSKSRSDSQISHKAVLECQVKDLLGLAKSKDLEILHLRSELRGMKAKLGLEELEAPDPEQGSQENKQPQEKEVSPVISATDVESTLLLLQDQNQGILDELNMLKSENRMLKDRLNALGFSLEHRLDSPDKGLRCPSLSPEPVASGSSGGHRESRGGGMRTSSAEGSTQGSTEDLLSEPRRVGSPDAVDSECSEAYQPITSSDDALDAPSGCGSSSESEGGPPSREHSRRGSSGNTSEVSVACLTERIHQMEENQHSTSEELQATLQELADLQQITQELTTENERLGEERAILVDSLCQQGERLELYGRQLDYFRGLLDEHRVAYAKDDEDAKSGRYVELERRYAELNEGSRFEREQLLGVQQQLSSALKMAEQENAEAQGLMAALKERVHMAERAVEMERRERAVAKAELEALMVVSEGEQVELNRCRIQLEQERQRVAQLLSIHNAGDKTDIRHLLDSERLDKEQAEAKAAQLQEELGHTRSEAAQLQEAISKLEGEFRAFRDDIQAQLAEQKRLLEQQCSELEEKDTEIADMKETIFELEDEVEQHRAVKLHDNLIISDLENSIKKLHDQKYDMEKEIKVLHRKLREESAEWRQFQADLQTAVVIANDIKTEAQEEIGDLRRRLQEAQEKNEKMNKELDELKSRKQEEERGRVYNYMNAVERDLAALRQGMGLSRRSSTSSEPSPTVKTLIKSFDSASQGPLPASPAAAAVAVAAATAISRTPLSPSPIKTPPAAAVSPIQRHTISSAKPLSSMLDKRPSYTDLSIPDHLLRTSPVTRPGCGLQRVTNMDSNKSISVSGRSSDELKRDLSVTDTSMSSSVIALGSSSPQLSMSSNSSSPTASVTPTTRGRLREERKDPLSALAREYGGSKRNALLRWCQKKTEGYQNIDITNFSSSWNDGLAFCAILHTYLPAHIPYHELSSQDKRRNFTLAFQAAESVGIKSTLDIGEMVHTERPDWQSVMTYVTAIYKYFET
- the LOC127525122 gene encoding cytospin-A-like isoform X1, with the translated sequence MCSPRKITSAGVRLRCKCIKNLEPSMKKATKPTAATSRTSAGTKAPGRPEGSSIMGTGGKMTNKSHSSAPLSKAKSNDDLPAVSAGSGAVSISNSNTTARNKRGTFSQNTSSTETRSKTSSGLSGRRAMTSTAKDPGTTRENLRERTRASAAKKLAVPNDALPQKRSRCHTVAETDSRMSKSRSDSQISHKAVLECQVKDLLGLAKSKDLEILHLRSELRGMKAKLGLEELEAPDPEQGSQENKQPQEKEVSPVISATDVESTLLLLQDQNQGILDELNMLKSENRMLKDRLNALGFSLEHRLDSPDKGLRCPSLSPEPVASGSSGGHRESRGGGMRTSSAEGSTQGSTEDLLSEPRRVGSPDAVDSECSEAYQPITSSDDALDAPSGCGSSSESEGGPPSREHSRRGSSGNTSEVSVACLTERIHQMEENQHSTSEELQATLQELADLQQITQELTTENERLGEERAILVDSLCQQGERLELYGRQLDYFRGLLDEHRVAYAKDDEDAKSGRYVELERRYAELNEGSRFEREQLLGVQQQLSSALKMAEQENAEAQGLMAALKERVHMAERAVEMERRERAVAKAELEALMVVSEGEQVELNRCRIQLEQERQRVAQLLSIHNAGDKTDIRHLLDSERLDKEQAEAKAAQLQEELGHTRSEAAQLQEAISKLEGEFRAFRDDIQAQLAEQKRLLEQQCSELEEKDTEIADMKETIFELEDEVEQHRAVKLHDNLIISDLENSIKKLHDQKYDMEKEIKVLHRKLREESAEWRQFQADLQTAVVIANDIKTEAQEEIGDLRRRLQEAQEKNEKMNKELDELKSRKQEEERGRVYNYMNAVERDLAALRQGMGLSRRSSTSSEPSPTVKTLIKSFDSASQGPLPASPAAAAVAVAAATAISRTPLSPSPIKTPPAAAVSPIQRHTISSAKPLSSMLDKRPSYTDLSIPADHLLRTSPVTRPGCGLQRVTNMDSNKSISVSGRSSDELKRDLSVTDTSMSSSVIALGSSSPQLSMSSNSSSPTASVTPTTRGRLREERKDPLSALAREYGGSKRNALLRWCQKKTEGYQNIDITNFSSSWNDGLAFCAILHTYLPAHIPYHELSSQDKRRNFTLAFQAAESVGIKSTLDIGEMVHTERPDWQSVMTYVTAIYKVLYGYRSRPDPTKLL